A genome region from Bacteroides stercoris ATCC 43183 includes the following:
- a CDS encoding BamA/TamA family outer membrane protein: protein MKRLIVYMAGILLLAGCSTTKHLPEGEILYTGQKKMIVENRSTTPVGETAMEEVEAALATAPNNSLLGSSTIRIPFPMGLWIYNGFVKYEKGFGRWIFNRFAAKPVLMSTVNPDIRQKAAANLLRDYGYFNGTVSYKTFIDPKDSLKAKLQYTVDMRNPYFIDTVYYHGFSERTLRIMNMSRRRSLISPGEQFNVTDLDGERTRISTLLRNVGCYYFRPDYLTYQADTTLVPGGHVAMRMVPAPGMPSVAEKPFYVGKKAFYLYGKQGQTPNDSIDYKGLRIYYHDKLRVHPNMIYRWLNYQAYRQKRQVQDSTGISRRRSMQRLYSLYRQTRVQERLNNVGIFRYLEMQYTPRDTTFVCDTLDVNIHAALDKPYDAELDFNVKMKSNNQTGPGASFTVTKNNVFGGGEAWNVKLDGSYEWQTGKDRSSLMNSYEVGLSTSLMFPRVVFPRFGDKEYDFPATTTFKLYIDQLNRAKYYKLLAFGGNATYDFQPKRTSKHSFTPFKLTFNVLRDPTEAFKELQAENPALYVSLRDQFIPVFEYMYTYDNASLPGVRNPIWWQTTVSSAGNLTSCIYRIFGKSFKEKDKKLLGVPFAQFLKVNSEFRYHYKIDKNQMIASRIAGGVIWSYGNALAAPYTEQFYIGGANSVRAFSARSIGPGSYAPDKENKYSFINHVGDIRMEANVEYRFRIIGDLHGAVFLDAGNVWLMRKDESRPGGEFTLKNFARQIALGTGAGLRYDMDFLVFRLDCGVGLHDPYDTGKSGYYNIPKFKDSLALHFAIGYPF from the coding sequence ATGAAACGACTGATAGTATATATGGCGGGCATACTGTTGCTGGCAGGATGTTCCACAACCAAGCATTTGCCGGAAGGTGAAATTCTGTATACGGGACAAAAAAAGATGATTGTCGAGAACCGCAGTACCACTCCGGTAGGCGAGACTGCCATGGAAGAGGTTGAAGCGGCGCTTGCCACTGCTCCGAACAATTCTTTGCTGGGTAGTTCCACTATTCGCATACCTTTTCCTATGGGGTTATGGATTTACAATGGCTTTGTGAAATATGAGAAAGGCTTTGGCAGGTGGATATTCAACCGCTTTGCGGCAAAGCCCGTACTGATGTCTACTGTCAATCCCGATATCCGGCAGAAGGCGGCCGCCAATTTATTGCGCGATTACGGCTACTTTAACGGAACGGTCAGTTATAAAACGTTCATCGATCCGAAGGATTCTTTGAAAGCAAAGCTGCAATATACGGTGGATATGCGCAACCCTTATTTTATCGATACGGTCTATTATCACGGTTTCAGTGAGCGTACCTTGCGCATTATGAATATGAGCCGGCGCCGTTCGCTTATCAGTCCGGGAGAACAGTTCAACGTGACCGACCTCGACGGAGAACGTACCCGTATCAGTACTTTGCTGCGCAATGTAGGGTGCTATTATTTCCGTCCCGATTATCTGACTTATCAGGCGGATACGACCTTAGTGCCCGGCGGACATGTTGCCATGCGCATGGTTCCTGCTCCCGGCATGCCTTCCGTTGCCGAGAAACCGTTTTATGTAGGCAAGAAAGCTTTTTATCTGTATGGCAAGCAGGGACAGACCCCTAATGACAGTATCGACTACAAAGGCCTGCGCATCTATTATCACGACAAGCTGCGGGTACATCCCAATATGATTTACAGATGGCTGAACTATCAGGCGTATCGTCAGAAACGTCAGGTGCAGGACAGTACGGGGATTTCCCGCAGACGCTCCATGCAGCGCCTTTACAGCCTTTATCGCCAGACCCGCGTGCAGGAGCGCTTGAACAATGTAGGCATCTTCCGTTATCTTGAGATGCAGTATACCCCGCGTGATACGACATTCGTGTGCGATACGCTGGATGTGAATATTCATGCGGCACTCGACAAGCCTTATGATGCCGAACTGGACTTCAACGTAAAGATGAAAAGCAATAACCAAACCGGACCGGGAGCTTCGTTCACCGTAACGAAGAACAATGTGTTTGGCGGCGGTGAGGCATGGAATGTAAAGTTGGACGGTTCGTATGAGTGGCAGACGGGTAAAGACCGTTCTTCGCTGATGAACAGTTATGAAGTGGGGTTGTCTACCTCGCTTATGTTTCCGCGCGTGGTCTTCCCTCGCTTTGGCGACAAGGAGTATGACTTTCCGGCCACTACGACTTTCAAACTGTACATCGACCAATTGAACCGTGCCAAGTATTATAAACTGCTGGCGTTTGGCGGAAACGCTACATACGATTTCCAGCCGAAGCGTACGAGCAAGCATAGTTTTACACCGTTCAAACTCACGTTCAACGTACTTCGCGACCCTACGGAAGCCTTCAAGGAGTTGCAGGCGGAGAATCCTGCACTCTACGTCAGCCTGCGCGACCAGTTTATTCCGGTCTTTGAGTATATGTACACCTACGACAACGCATCTTTGCCGGGTGTGCGCAATCCTATCTGGTGGCAGACGACAGTGAGCTCGGCTGGTAACCTTACTTCGTGCATTTATCGTATTTTCGGAAAGTCGTTCAAGGAGAAGGACAAAAAGCTGCTGGGTGTTCCTTTTGCACAGTTCCTGAAGGTAAACAGCGAATTCCGCTATCATTATAAGATAGACAAGAACCAGATGATTGCCTCGCGCATTGCCGGCGGTGTGATATGGTCGTACGGAAATGCGCTGGCGGCTCCTTATACCGAACAGTTCTATATCGGCGGCGCCAACAGTGTGCGTGCTTTTTCTGCACGTAGCATAGGTCCGGGCAGTTATGCTCCGGATAAGGAAAATAAGTATTCTTTCATCAATCATGTGGGTGATATACGTATGGAAGCTAATGTTGAATACCGCTTCCGCATTATCGGAGATTTGCATGGAGCTGTATTCTTGGATGCCGGTAATGTGTGGCTGATGCGTAAGGATGAGTCCCGTCCAGGCGGCGAGTTCACTTTAAAGAACTTTGCCAGACAGATAGCTTTGGGTACGGGAGCTGGTTTGCGTTATGATATGGACTTTCTGGTTTTCCGTCTGGATTGTGGAGTGGGGTTGCACGATCCGTATGATACCGGTAAGTCGGGATACTATAATATTCCCAAGTTCAAGGACAGTCTTGCCTTGCATTTCGCTATCGGTTATCCGTTCTAA
- a CDS encoding translocation/assembly module TamB domain-containing protein, with protein sequence MRRKWLRGALWVLLTPIILFVILMILLYVPPVQNFIRKQATAIASDATGMNISVERIDLRFPLNLLVRGVQVVQPGSDTIDIQHPDTLLNLGSLNIRVQAWPLLKGRVEVDDITLQRVAVNSSGLLEGMRIKGTLGRFFLASHGIDLNKEDAVLNRVELSDTHVQVMLADTTETPEDTTETALNWRVALHSLKLKNVSVDLQMPLDSMSLAATIGDASIEDAEADLKRQFYGWRKFALTGTSVNYDTGTAVPAEGFDASHIALRDIRIGIDSVMTCGRDMNAVIREFSMYDRSGLTVTSLTGRLFADSAVIRVPYLQLKTPHSEMNLTAQTYWKLVDIPTTGQLSARFNANIGKQDVLLFAGGLPETFKEAYPFRPLVIHAGTEGNLKQMQISRFTAELPGAFSLSGGGELWNLTDSLKRSGGLDFEMQTQDLNFLTGLTGVTPDGSIVVPDSMNLVARLGLDGPQCNALLKVQEGKGSLNLDAAYNLSTEVYHADLAIDALQLHHFLPKDSVYALTAHVAAKGRGVDMTSRQTTALVEAKLDELQYARWNLSGVNLNAGLKSAVASVRLTSDNELLKMQSEADLRLDRKYMDGRLNMKVEELDLYNLGIASEPLEHPVAFNLGAEARRDSIKLRMDAGDMDLQFRARSTLEELLGQSDKFVAILTKQIEERRLDHAALRQVLPSAGMKLTAGQANPVSYFLKTKNISFNDFTLRFGSTPARGINGRTAVHGLRVDSLQLDTVFFAVKQDTSRMMLQSGVINGPKNPQFVFRSTLTGEIRSEDAELTVNYVDGKGQTGVLFGVNARPLTEGHGKGNGVLLNLTPAEPVIAYRKFHFVDNSNWIYLHNNMRVYANIDMDSDNGLGFRMQSDKNDSISLQNMNVELSRFQLGELSEVLPYMPRLTGLFSAEAQYIQTPTSLQVSAEANIDELTYERQHVGDIGMGATWLPGDKGATHYLNTYFSYDNREVMTADGILTKKNGKDTLEVTTSFEHFPMKIANAFVPDQMMSFTGDLDGGMYIYGPLEKPRMHGDITLDSVSVYARQAGARYWFDDRPVQIRDNQLIFDKFAIYTTSKNPFTINGKVDFRNLERPTADLKLLAENYTLLDAPRTRESLIYGKIFVDLNATVRGPLDALTMRGNMNLLGNTDVTYVLTDSPLTVEDRLEGLVTFTSFADTASVGTDEAPAMSLGGMDMIMSVHIDNAVRLRADLSPDRSKFIELEGGGDLNMQYTPQGDISLTGRYTLSGGIMKYSLPIIPLKEFQINNGSYVDWRGDPMNPTLNLKATERMRASVADGDDGGSRVVNFDVSIAIKNRLDAPELIFDITAPDDATIENELQAMGAEERSKQAIAMLATGVYMNSGVKGGGLSMGSALNSVIQSQINSLAGSAFQSINASFTMGMEDRTSAETGDKQTDYSFRYSQRLFNDRVQIVIGGKVTTGANATNDAESFIDNISLEYRLDTSGTRYVRVFYDKNYESVLDGEITETGVGLVLRRKMDRLGELFIFRKKKKQTVE encoded by the coding sequence ATGAGAAGAAAATGGTTAAGAGGGGCACTTTGGGTGCTTCTTACTCCTATTATCCTATTTGTAATATTGATGATATTGCTTTACGTGCCGCCCGTACAGAATTTTATACGGAAGCAGGCCACGGCAATAGCATCGGATGCTACGGGCATGAATATCTCCGTAGAGCGGATAGACCTTCGTTTTCCGTTGAACCTGCTTGTGCGCGGTGTTCAGGTAGTGCAGCCGGGAAGCGATACTATTGATATCCAACACCCCGATACCTTGCTGAACCTCGGAAGCCTGAACATCCGCGTACAGGCATGGCCCTTATTGAAAGGAAGGGTAGAGGTGGATGACATCACTTTGCAACGGGTGGCCGTAAACTCTTCCGGCCTGCTGGAAGGCATGCGCATAAAAGGTACGCTCGGACGGTTCTTTCTTGCCAGTCACGGCATAGACCTGAATAAAGAGGATGCCGTACTGAACCGGGTGGAACTGAGCGATACCCACGTGCAGGTGATGCTTGCCGACACTACCGAAACTCCGGAGGATACCACCGAAACCGCCTTGAACTGGCGCGTAGCATTGCATAGCCTGAAACTGAAGAATGTGTCGGTGGATTTGCAGATGCCGCTCGACTCCATGTCGCTGGCAGCCACTATCGGGGATGCAAGCATAGAGGATGCCGAAGCCGACCTCAAGCGGCAGTTCTATGGCTGGCGTAAGTTTGCCCTTACGGGGACTTCCGTGAATTATGATACGGGCACAGCCGTTCCTGCCGAGGGCTTTGACGCTTCGCACATCGCATTGCGCGATATCCGTATCGGCATAGATTCGGTGATGACCTGCGGCCGCGACATGAATGCCGTTATCCGAGAGTTCTCCATGTACGACCGTTCTGGGCTGACGGTGACTTCCCTGACCGGACGCCTCTTTGCCGACTCAGCCGTTATCCGTGTTCCCTATTTGCAGCTCAAGACCCCGCACAGCGAGATGAACCTGACGGCGCAGACCTATTGGAAACTTGTCGATATACCCACTACCGGACAGTTGTCCGCCCGCTTTAACGCCAATATCGGCAAGCAGGATGTATTGCTCTTTGCCGGCGGACTGCCCGAAACTTTTAAAGAGGCTTATCCTTTCCGCCCGTTGGTAATCCATGCCGGTACGGAAGGCAATCTGAAACAGATGCAGATTTCCCGTTTCACGGCCGAACTTCCCGGCGCTTTCTCATTGAGCGGCGGCGGTGAGTTGTGGAACCTTACGGATAGCCTGAAGCGTAGCGGAGGGCTTGATTTTGAGATGCAGACGCAAGACCTTAATTTCCTCACCGGGCTTACCGGGGTCACTCCCGACGGCTCTATCGTTGTGCCCGACAGTATGAACCTCGTAGCGCGTCTCGGGCTCGACGGGCCTCAATGCAATGCCCTGCTCAAAGTGCAGGAGGGCAAAGGCAGTCTGAATCTGGATGCCGCTTACAACCTGTCTACCGAGGTCTATCATGCAGACCTCGCCATAGATGCCTTGCAGCTTCATCATTTCCTGCCCAAAGATTCTGTTTATGCACTTACTGCGCATGTTGCCGCCAAAGGCAGGGGAGTGGATATGACTTCCCGTCAGACGACGGCTCTTGTGGAAGCCAAACTGGACGAACTGCAATATGCTCGCTGGAATCTGTCGGGTGTGAACCTGAATGCGGGGTTGAAATCTGCGGTAGCTTCTGTACGGTTGACGAGCGATAATGAACTGTTGAAGATGCAGTCTGAAGCTGACCTTCGTCTCGACCGTAAATATATGGACGGCAGACTGAACATGAAAGTAGAGGAACTGGACTTGTATAATCTGGGAATCGCATCCGAACCTTTGGAACATCCCGTTGCGTTCAATCTGGGAGCGGAAGCGCGTCGCGATTCCATTAAGTTGCGGATGGATGCCGGCGATATGGATTTGCAGTTCCGTGCCCGCAGCACGTTGGAGGAGTTGTTGGGGCAGTCGGACAAGTTCGTAGCCATTCTGACGAAACAGATAGAGGAAAGACGCCTTGACCATGCCGCCTTGCGGCAGGTATTGCCCTCGGCGGGCATGAAGTTGACGGCTGGGCAGGCCAATCCGGTCAGCTATTTCCTGAAAACAAAAAACATAAGTTTCAATGACTTCACCCTTCGTTTCGGAAGTACGCCGGCACGGGGCATCAACGGACGGACCGCCGTTCACGGATTGCGTGTGGACTCGTTGCAGCTCGATACGGTTTTCTTTGCCGTGAAGCAGGATACTTCCCGGATGATGCTGCAAAGCGGGGTGATTAACGGACCGAAGAATCCGCAGTTCGTATTCCGCAGTACGCTGACCGGTGAGATTCGCAGTGAAGATGCCGAACTGACCGTGAATTATGTGGACGGAAAAGGACAGACGGGAGTGCTGTTCGGCGTCAATGCCCGCCCGCTGACGGAGGGACATGGCAAAGGCAACGGAGTATTGCTTAATCTGACGCCTGCCGAACCGGTTATCGCATACCGTAAGTTCCATTTCGTAGACAACAGCAATTGGATATATCTGCATAACAACATGCGCGTCTATGCCAATATCGATATGGATAGTGACAACGGTTTGGGCTTCCGTATGCAGTCGGACAAGAACGACAGCATTTCATTGCAGAATATGAACGTGGAGTTGAGCCGTTTCCAACTGGGCGAACTGAGCGAGGTGCTTCCTTATATGCCCCGTCTCACCGGCTTGTTCTCTGCCGAGGCGCAGTATATACAGACCCCTACTTCCTTGCAGGTTTCAGCCGAAGCCAATATCGATGAACTGACCTATGAGCGGCAGCATGTAGGAGACATCGGTATGGGAGCCACATGGCTGCCGGGCGATAAGGGCGCTACGCATTATCTGAATACATATTTCAGTTATGACAACCGGGAAGTGATGACTGCCGACGGCATACTGACAAAGAAGAACGGAAAGGACACGCTGGAAGTGACTACCTCTTTTGAACACTTCCCGATGAAGATTGCCAATGCTTTTGTGCCCGACCAAATGATGTCCTTTACCGGCGACCTCGATGGCGGGATGTACATCTACGGACCGTTGGAGAAACCCAGGATGCACGGAGATATCACGCTGGACAGCGTATCGGTATATGCCCGTCAGGCAGGGGCCCGCTACTGGTTTGACGACCGTCCCGTACAGATTAGGGATAACCAACTGATATTTGACAAGTTTGCCATTTATACCACCAGCAAGAATCCGTTTACCATTAACGGCAAGGTGGACTTCCGCAATTTGGAACGTCCTACGGCGGACTTGAAGTTGCTGGCGGAGAACTATACGCTGCTGGATGCGCCGCGCACCCGCGAAAGTCTTATCTACGGCAAGATATTTGTCGATTTGAACGCTACGGTACGAGGGCCTTTGGATGCCCTGACCATGCGCGGTAACATGAACCTGCTGGGCAATACGGATGTTACCTATGTACTGACGGACTCACCGTTGACGGTGGAAGACCGTCTTGAGGGTTTAGTAACCTTTACTTCTTTTGCCGATACGGCTTCGGTGGGCACTGATGAGGCTCCCGCCATGTCTTTGGGCGGTATGGATATGATTATGTCCGTACATATCGACAATGCCGTGCGCCTGCGCGCCGATTTAAGTCCCGACCGCAGTAAATTCATTGAATTGGAAGGCGGCGGAGATTTGAACATGCAGTATACTCCGCAAGGCGATATAAGCCTTACCGGACGTTATACGCTTTCGGGCGGAATTATGAAGTATTCGCTTCCTATCATTCCGTTGAAGGAATTCCAGATTAACAACGGCAGTTATGTGGACTGGCGAGGCGACCCGATGAACCCGACGCTGAACCTGAAAGCGACGGAGCGTATGCGCGCTTCGGTAGCCGATGGTGATGACGGTGGTTCGCGCGTGGTGAATTTCGATGTGTCCATAGCTATAAAGAATCGCCTTGACGCTCCCGAACTTATTTTCGATATAACGGCGCCGGATGATGCCACCATTGAGAATGAGTTGCAGGCTATGGGAGCCGAGGAGCGCAGCAAACAGGCCATTGCCATGCTGGCGACCGGTGTTTATATGAACAGCGGTGTCAAAGGCGGCGGATTGTCTATGGGCAGTGCTTTGAACAGTGTTATCCAAAGTCAGATCAACTCATTGGCAGGCTCGGCTTTCCAAAGCATCAACGCAAGTTTCACTATGGGTATGGAAGACCGTACGTCAGCCGAAACGGGTGACAAGCAGACGGATTATAGCTTCCGCTATTCGCAGCGTCTTTTCAACGACCGTGTGCAGATTGTCATCGGCGGTAAGGTGACAACCGGCGCCAATGCCACGAATGATGCGGAATCGTTTATCGACAATATTTCGCTTGAGTACCGCCTTGATACGTCCGGTACGCGCTATGTCCGTGTGTTCTATGACAAGAACTACGAGAGTGTGCTCGACGGGGAAATAACGGAAACCGGAGTCGGTCTTGTGCTTCGTCGCAAAATGGACCGCCTGGGCGAACTTTTTATCTTCAGGAAAAAGAAGAAGCAAACTGTAGAATGA
- a CDS encoding hybrid sensor histidine kinase/response regulator, with the protein MNSVSKVKIAVGYTLLLGVLFFSLFFVHREMEHLMLSDNRDVQWTDSLITLLRKKDANTIYMLRVLSETNDSMVSTREIENIIATRQDSFVTNQRVQQRIITHRDTVVTKPRKKGFFRRLGEVFVPPKKDTAIQVKTSLEYATDTVINVYNPVDSLQEKLRAVAQQQKEHIAIVQRRRRTLQRMDRMLTARIDSLLKGYEQETLQRARKEAEYQQSVRHHSIKTISGIAVGAVLLSVFFLIIIGRDITRSNRYRRELEEARRRAEDLLATREKMMLAITHDFKAPLGSIMGYADLLSRLTVDERQRFYLDNMKTSSEHLLKLVVDLLDFHRLDLHKAEINRVTFHPARLLEEIHVSFEPLTSAKSLELHCDIAPELESTYICDPLRLRQIINNLLSNAVKFTDEGSITMTARYEERRLVVAIADTGKGMEPADRERIFQEFTRLPGAQGKEGFGLGLSIVRMLVQLLEGTIDVDSVPGKGSTFTLRVPLFPVQVSEDTGEKYQETETGTSSALSESMPASSQPSLRVLLIDDDRIQLTLTAAMLQHSGIASVSCMQLDELLDALRSDTFDVLLTDVQMPAINGFDLLKLLRVSNLPQAQAIPVIAVTARSDMKPEEFKEYGFAGCLHKPFTVAELFRELNAEGIGQTSAMRSEVAAAETVEASSPDAPYDFSALTAFSGDDPEAAKSIMESFVTETRLNAERLQKAADAADMDEVAAVSHKMIPLFTLIGATELVAELKILEGLRGTPFTAGQRQRALRSLALIEDIIRLQARAD; encoded by the coding sequence ATGAATAGCGTATCGAAAGTAAAGATAGCTGTCGGATACACTCTGCTGCTGGGAGTGTTGTTCTTTTCCCTGTTCTTTGTGCACCGGGAGATGGAGCATCTTATGCTTTCCGATAACCGGGACGTGCAGTGGACGGACAGTCTCATCACGCTTCTTCGGAAGAAGGATGCGAACACCATTTACATGCTGCGCGTGTTGAGCGAGACGAACGACAGCATGGTCTCTACCCGGGAGATAGAAAATATTATCGCTACCCGGCAGGATTCGTTTGTGACAAACCAGCGCGTACAGCAGCGCATCATTACGCATCGCGACACGGTGGTTACCAAGCCCAGGAAGAAAGGATTCTTCCGCCGTTTGGGAGAGGTGTTCGTGCCGCCTAAGAAAGATACCGCCATTCAGGTAAAGACTTCCCTCGAATATGCCACGGATACGGTGATTAACGTGTATAATCCGGTGGATTCCCTGCAGGAAAAGCTGCGTGCCGTGGCACAACAGCAGAAAGAACACATTGCGATTGTACAGCGCCGCAGGCGTACCTTGCAACGCATGGACCGAATGCTGACCGCCCGTATCGACAGTCTGCTGAAAGGCTACGAACAGGAAACCCTGCAGCGTGCCCGCAAAGAGGCGGAGTACCAGCAGTCCGTACGCCATCACTCCATTAAGACAATCAGCGGCATTGCCGTCGGTGCGGTGCTGCTTTCCGTCTTTTTCCTGATAATCATAGGGCGCGACATTACGCGCAGCAACCGCTATCGCCGCGAACTGGAAGAAGCCCGCCGCCGTGCCGAGGACCTGCTGGCCACGCGCGAGAAGATGATGCTTGCCATCACCCACGACTTTAAGGCGCCGCTCGGTTCCATCATGGGCTATGCCGATCTGCTCTCCCGTCTGACGGTGGACGAACGGCAACGCTTCTACCTGGATAATATGAAAACCTCATCGGAACATCTGCTGAAGCTGGTGGTCGATTTGCTCGATTTCCACAGGCTCGACCTTCATAAGGCGGAGATAAACCGGGTCACCTTCCATCCCGCCCGCTTGCTGGAAGAGATTCATGTCAGTTTTGAACCGCTGACTTCTGCCAAAAGCCTGGAGTTGCATTGCGATATTGCTCCCGAACTGGAGAGTACTTACATCTGCGACCCGCTCCGTCTCCGCCAGATTATCAACAACCTGCTGTCCAATGCAGTGAAGTTTACGGACGAGGGGAGCATAACGATGACGGCGCGTTACGAGGAACGCCGGCTGGTGGTGGCCATTGCCGATACGGGCAAAGGTATGGAACCGGCGGACAGGGAGCGGATTTTCCAGGAGTTTACCCGCCTTCCCGGTGCGCAGGGCAAAGAGGGCTTCGGACTCGGTTTGTCTATTGTGCGCATGCTTGTGCAGTTGCTGGAAGGAACGATTGACGTGGACAGTGTGCCGGGCAAGGGAAGTACATTTACGCTGCGTGTTCCCTTGTTCCCCGTACAGGTATCGGAGGATACCGGCGAGAAATATCAGGAGACGGAAACCGGAACTTCTTCCGCTCTTTCAGAGAGCATGCCCGCTTCTTCACAACCTTCGCTCCGTGTGCTGCTGATTGACGACGACCGCATTCAGCTTACGCTTACCGCAGCCATGCTCCAGCATAGCGGCATCGCTTCGGTATCGTGCATGCAATTGGACGAATTGCTGGATGCCCTGCGTTCCGATACCTTTGATGTGTTGCTCACCGATGTACAGATGCCTGCCATCAACGGTTTCGACCTGTTGAAACTGTTGCGTGTGTCGAACCTGCCCCAAGCGCAGGCCATTCCCGTGATAGCCGTTACCGCCCGTAGTGATATGAAGCCGGAAGAGTTCAAGGAATATGGCTTTGCCGGCTGCCTGCACAAACCGTTTACGGTGGCGGAACTGTTCCGGGAACTGAATGCGGAAGGTATCGGACAAACATCTGCCATGCGGAGCGAAGTAGCAGCAGCGGAGACGGTTGAGGCTTCATCGCCGGATGCTCCTTATGACTTCTCGGCACTCACCGCTTTCTCCGGTGACGACCCGGAGGCGGCAAAGTCCATTATGGAGAGCTTCGTTACCGAAACCCGCCTCAATGCCGAACGTTTGCAAAAGGCGGCGGATGCGGCGGATATGGACGAGGTGGCGGCCGTTTCGCACAAGATGATTCCTCTCTTTACGCTGATTGGCGCTACGGAACTGGTGGCGGAGCTTAAAATACTGGAAGGCTTGCGCGGTACTCCTTTTACAGCCGGGCAGAGGCAGCGGGCACTGCGTTCGCTTGCTCTTATCGAGGACATTATCCGCTTGCAGGCACGGGCGGATTAG